The following proteins are co-located in the Pyxicephalus adspersus chromosome Z, UCB_Pads_2.0, whole genome shotgun sequence genome:
- the LOC140343909 gene encoding olfactomedin-4-like, with protein MYTFLILLFNIWQALALTLTQSVISESGSGFLDENGVCYCTVNLPDTTFPADRFEKLEIANHNLTITVEKEITKIYIYQSTLTVYIEQLKNLTKRVEIMENGGLSYTELEFELIKLEIKEMETLILQLKASFNGSSIIIETLYQEIRNISIMVNQLEIYDKNNVLVIRREVAALKKRLEECEKNNTKPNYPSLPPPDNGTCEHGQIINNISKPFVVQLNWLGANYMYGGWGRDTRPGADQSVQWVAPLRDGRMMDVVRFYPSYNDLTIYNGAAHVNLHRWISGSNYDYSNCGQGSGMIMYNHMLYYNCYNTLNICKYDRTNNAFARAALPGATYTNRFSYSHTAWQDIDLSADEEGLWVIYSTEQNAGNIVISQLNDTSLAILQTWHTTQYKQAVTNAFMVCGVLYATRAISTKQEEIFYMYDTKTKKEGKLSVIFDKLKENVQNLYYNPNDHRLYLYNDGFLVHYDLSFAPLSKPEISHSKVNPVQLK; from the exons ATGTACACCTTCCTTATTCTTCTTTTCAACATCTGGCAGGCTCTAGCTCTCACTTTG ACACAAAGTGTGATCTCTGAATCTGGATCCGGATTCCTGGATGAGAATGGAGTCTGTTACTGCACCGTCAACCTCCCAGATACCACCTTCCCAGCAGATCGATTTGAGAAGCTGGAGATAGCAAACCATAACCTGACCATCACTGTGGAGAAAGAAATTACAAAG aTCTACATCTATCAGAGCACACTGACTGTGTACATAGAGCAGCTGAAGAATCTGACCAAACGTGTGGAGATCATGGAGAATGGAGGTCTCTCCTACACTGAGCTGGAGTTTGAACTCATTAAGTTGGAGATCAAAGAGATGGAGACTCTCATATTGCAGCTAAAAGCATCATTTAATGGCTCCAGTATCATAATAGAGACTCTCTACCAGGAG atTCGTAATATTTCCATCATGGTGAACCAACTAGAGATTTATGATAAGAACAATGTGCTAGTGATTAGACGGGAAGTTGCAGCTCTGAAGAAACGACTAGAAGAGTGTGAGAAGAACAATACAAAACCAAACTATCCTTCCCTTCCTCCACCAGACAATG gTACTTGTGAACATGGACAAATCATTAACAACATCAGCAAACCATTTGTAGTCCAACTAAACTGGTTGGGAGCCAACTATATGTATGGAGGATGGGGGAGAGATACACGACCAGGAGCTGATCAGAGTGTTCAGTGGGTGGCTCCTTTAAGAGATGGAAGAATGATGGATGTTGTACGGTTCTACCCTTCATATAATGATCTCACAATTTATAATGGTGCCGCACATGTAAACCTTCACAGGTGGATTTCAGGTAGCAATTATGATTACAGTAACTGTGGTCAAGGCAGTGGAATGATTATGTATAACCATATGTTGTATTATAACTGCTACAATACCTTGAACATCTGTAAATATGACAGGACAAACAATGCATTCGCCCGTGCAGCTCTTCCTGGTGCCACATACACAAACCGCTTTTCCTACTCACACACTGCTTGGCAGGACATTGACTTATCAGCTGATGAAGAGGGTCTTTGGGTCATTTATTCAACAGAGCAGAATGCTGGAAATATTGTTATCAGCCAACTTAATGATACAAGTCTTGCAATTCTACAGACCTGGCACACTACTCAGTACAAACAAGCTGTCACCAATGCTTTTATGGTTTGTGGGGTTTTATATGCCACACGAGCCATCAGCACAAAGCAAGAAGAGATCTTCTACATGTAtgataccaaaacaaaaaaagaggggaAGTTGAGCGTTATTTTTGATAAACTCAAGGAGAATGTACAAAATCTATACTACAACCCTAATGATCACAGGCTCTATTTGTACAATGATGGCTTCCTGGTCCATTACGACCTCTCTTTTGCTCCACTATCTAAACCTGAAATTTCACATTCCAAAGTCAACCCTGTCCAGctaaaatag